In Polyangia bacterium, a single genomic region encodes these proteins:
- a CDS encoding tetratricopeptide repeat protein, with amino-acid sequence MDRGRDARTAATIALGEGAFDRAATLLAQANTLARHQSDPELHYLRSEVLFALERDDEADNELRIAEHEIGPAPTERMPKLWLGRIYARRGELQRADLIYETLWPSPPAVDAEVAICQAESHLLRHDWLGGRQVLERLLARDPHNVRAREVLAWALEASGDLDHELSLRSGLAAERPTITSFLAWARALERAGDFRGARDLYESAITAEAGQRDDTLAISLARVRYRTTPEVSASVIARRDPQADALRLQAGVAVPFGSRQVASLVGWHETSSGQVLRGGTLVNGGGASTGVRAGLILGTSQGAWWLVAGDLGQISAASRAPATDASVDRLRLGASSELTLPLLGHAEVHLRGELNQPWNDAAVTVSEGGSTNSAGGEVFAYPTSRRMILVLAGQWRQFRLTPGVAQEDPVSTQRNLIGGADLVLWSNPEQLLRVEALDDRMVSRSSFSDAAILSYRHQEMWGDSTSDFLSRIVLAPRARVDLATATVRKVLAAQQAGLELRGGFGYDNARSATLYSVGAVATVALSWSTKLLVNYELVKETTTGFTGTRQTGWVAFHADL; translated from the coding sequence ACACCCTCGCCCGCCACCAATCTGATCCTGAGCTGCACTATCTGCGCAGTGAGGTGCTCTTCGCGCTGGAGCGGGACGACGAAGCGGACAACGAGCTGCGCATCGCCGAACACGAGATCGGACCGGCGCCGACTGAGAGGATGCCCAAGCTGTGGCTCGGCCGCATCTACGCTCGTCGCGGGGAACTCCAGCGCGCCGACCTGATTTACGAAACGCTTTGGCCGTCCCCGCCCGCGGTGGACGCCGAGGTGGCGATCTGCCAGGCCGAATCGCACCTGCTTCGTCACGACTGGCTGGGAGGCCGGCAGGTTCTGGAACGACTGCTGGCGCGCGATCCGCACAATGTCCGCGCCCGCGAGGTCCTGGCGTGGGCGCTGGAGGCGAGCGGCGATCTCGACCATGAACTGTCGCTGCGCTCCGGCCTGGCAGCGGAGCGTCCCACCATCACGAGCTTCTTGGCCTGGGCCCGCGCTTTGGAACGAGCGGGCGACTTTCGCGGCGCCCGCGATCTCTATGAAAGCGCCATCACTGCGGAGGCGGGACAGCGCGACGATACGCTGGCCATCTCGCTGGCGCGTGTCCGCTATCGCACCACACCCGAAGTCAGCGCCAGCGTCATCGCCCGCCGCGATCCGCAGGCCGACGCGCTTCGCCTGCAAGCCGGCGTCGCCGTGCCGTTCGGCTCGCGTCAGGTCGCCTCGCTGGTGGGCTGGCACGAAACGTCGTCGGGCCAGGTGCTGCGCGGGGGGACGTTGGTCAATGGTGGAGGCGCCTCCACCGGTGTCCGCGCCGGTCTGATCCTGGGCACCAGCCAGGGCGCGTGGTGGCTGGTGGCGGGCGATCTGGGCCAGATCTCTGCGGCTTCGCGTGCGCCCGCTACCGACGCGTCGGTTGATCGCCTGCGCCTCGGCGCCAGCAGCGAGCTGACGTTGCCGTTGCTGGGCCATGCCGAAGTGCACCTGCGCGGCGAGCTGAACCAGCCCTGGAACGACGCCGCCGTGACCGTCTCCGAAGGCGGCAGCACGAACAGCGCCGGCGGCGAGGTGTTCGCCTACCCGACCTCGCGACGCATGATTCTGGTGCTGGCCGGCCAGTGGCGGCAGTTTCGCCTGACCCCCGGGGTTGCGCAGGAAGATCCCGTTTCCACGCAGCGAAATCTGATCGGCGGCGCCGACCTGGTCCTCTGGAGCAACCCGGAGCAGCTGTTGCGGGTAGAGGCACTTGACGATCGCATGGTGTCTCGCTCGTCGTTCAGCGACGCCGCCATCTTGAGTTACCGCCACCAGGAAATGTGGGGCGACTCGACGTCCGATTTCTTGTCGCGCATCGTGCTGGCGCCGCGGGCGCGCGTGGACCTGGCGACGGCCACCGTGCGCAAGGTGCTGGCCGCCCAGCAAGCCGGCCTCGAACTGCGCGGCGGGTTTGGTTACGACAACGCCCGCAGCGCCACCTTGTACAGCGTGGGCGCGGTGGCGACCGTCGCGCTGTCCTGGTCCACCAAGCTGCTGGTCAACTACGAGCTCGTGAAGGAAACGACCACCGGCTTTACCGGGACCCGCCAGACGGGATGGGTGGCTTTCCATGCGGACCTCTGA
- the pelF gene encoding GT4 family glycosyltransferase PelF, whose translation MSVAEVRPFAPAFDEEAWFQAGEDAEPTAERADICLLVEGTYPFVSGGVSSWVHDIIKGMPERTFDVLNIGSHDGSYGKPRYTLAPNVLALRCLFCRDQDAALIGSAERAELEQQIRAIRRLASHEAPSRVLRALRRLHLEDGVDDALVADLAADDLDVSTFLHGAASFDLLVEIGQKLAPSTSFLDLFWQFRAMHVPLLRLLAAPTPAAGCYHAVSTGYAGLLGAVWAFRTGRPFAVTEHGIYTREREMELARAQWIRDDGTPDRLTAFAPAPSALRQLWARFFRKLAAIAYHRAERIVTLSEVNRQKQISDGAPPAKIDIVPNGVELAAADATAISEGETEHEVAPVSALGAPAPLRVGFVGRVVPIKDVITFIKACDLAMRQTPLDVRIIGPFDEEPAYAARCQALVKTLGRQDSIRFLGPMPAAQIYRQIDVVALTSFSEGQPLVILEAYAAGIPAVASDVGACREMIEGLPGADRALGPSGLVTRVAAPRETAAALVRLASDNLLRRRLGRIGRQRVTAYYQRREMLQSYRELYRRMVETTWPA comes from the coding sequence ATGTCCGTCGCTGAGGTCCGCCCGTTTGCACCGGCGTTTGACGAAGAGGCTTGGTTCCAGGCCGGCGAAGACGCCGAACCAACGGCCGAGCGCGCGGACATTTGCCTGCTGGTGGAAGGGACGTACCCGTTCGTGTCGGGCGGCGTGTCCTCGTGGGTGCACGACATCATCAAGGGTATGCCCGAGAGGACGTTCGACGTGCTCAACATCGGCTCGCACGACGGCTCCTACGGCAAACCTCGCTACACGCTGGCGCCGAACGTGCTGGCGCTGCGTTGCCTTTTCTGCCGCGACCAGGACGCGGCGCTGATCGGCAGCGCCGAGCGCGCCGAGCTGGAGCAACAGATTCGCGCCATCCGCCGCCTCGCCAGCCACGAGGCGCCGTCGCGCGTGTTGCGCGCCCTCCGCCGCTTGCACTTGGAAGACGGCGTTGACGACGCGCTGGTGGCCGATCTGGCGGCGGATGACCTGGACGTATCGACGTTTCTGCACGGCGCCGCCAGCTTCGATTTGCTGGTGGAGATCGGACAGAAGCTGGCGCCGAGCACGTCATTCCTCGATCTTTTCTGGCAGTTCCGCGCCATGCACGTGCCGTTGCTGCGCCTGCTGGCCGCGCCCACTCCCGCCGCTGGCTGCTATCACGCCGTCTCCACCGGCTATGCTGGCTTGCTGGGCGCGGTCTGGGCCTTTCGCACCGGGCGGCCGTTCGCGGTCACCGAGCACGGCATCTACACGCGCGAGCGCGAGATGGAGCTGGCCCGCGCGCAATGGATCCGCGACGACGGCACCCCCGATCGGCTGACCGCGTTCGCGCCGGCACCATCGGCGCTGCGCCAACTGTGGGCCAGGTTCTTCCGCAAGCTGGCGGCGATCGCTTATCACCGGGCCGAGCGCATCGTCACGCTCAGCGAGGTGAACCGCCAAAAGCAGATCAGCGACGGCGCGCCGCCCGCCAAGATCGACATCGTTCCCAACGGCGTCGAGCTGGCCGCCGCTGACGCCACTGCGATCAGCGAAGGCGAGACCGAGCACGAGGTTGCACCGGTGTCTGCGCTTGGCGCCCCGGCGCCTCTGCGGGTGGGCTTCGTCGGCCGGGTGGTGCCGATCAAGGACGTCATCACCTTCATCAAGGCCTGCGATCTGGCCATGCGGCAGACGCCTCTGGACGTGCGCATCATCGGGCCGTTCGACGAAGAGCCGGCCTACGCCGCTCGCTGCCAGGCGCTGGTGAAGACGCTGGGACGGCAGGACAGCATTCGATTCTTGGGCCCCATGCCGGCAGCGCAGATCTACCGGCAGATCGACGTCGTCGCCCTCACCAGCTTCAGCGAAGGTCAGCCGCTGGTGATCCTGGAGGCGTACGCCGCCGGCATCCCCGCCGTCGCCAGCGACGTCGGCGCCTGCCGCGAGATGATCGAGGGACTGCCCGGCGCCGATCGCGCTCTCGGCCCAAGCGGCCTGGTCACGCGGGTGGCCGCCCCGCGCGAGACCGCCGCGGCGCTGGTGAGACTGGCGTCGGACAATTTGCTGCGGCGTCGACTGGGCCGGATCGGACGGCAACGGGTGACCGCCTATTATCAGCGGCGCGAAATGCTGCAGAGCTATCGCGAACTTTATCGACGGATGGTGGAGACAACATGGCCGGCATAG
- the pelG gene encoding exopolysaccharide Pel transporter PelG, with translation MAGIGWKLQRMIDRGSLASTIGAYMTGVAVTSAPWLLTTAVLTSLRILSRDHGTHTFAGIERIVTLIYALTVVTSAPVHVVVSRYAADRLYEQRPERIAAPLWRALALTLVGASVLGAILMGILRVPLAVGVAGSLLTAIVAAEWLLLSVGGGMASPLVVLRAFGAGAPLSIGLALTFERTLQWGPVGYLIGFSAGQLLTLALLLRATAQALPVATDEGARLWPAFAEYRLLALAAFAYHLAIWADKIMVWIVSGPAVASLYASVSALAWFSSIPAFGWIYVQVESSFYRRFRTFYDDLERGAPLVRLRDGAERVAAESTRILRGAVSIQATVMIMVLLAAPSIVRAAGLPPSAAWPFRLAVTGAAMQVLALLEILFLYYFDLRREALAVSLILLGGEAVFVAAAHGVGWPPSLGYPVACVSAAAVGLWVVRSRLRTLLVDTFQSQPFGRAA, from the coding sequence ATGGCCGGCATAGGGTGGAAGCTGCAACGAATGATCGATCGCGGCTCGCTGGCGTCGACCATCGGGGCCTACATGACCGGGGTGGCGGTGACGTCAGCGCCGTGGCTGTTGACCACCGCGGTGCTGACCAGCCTGCGCATCTTGTCGCGCGACCACGGCACACACACCTTCGCCGGCATTGAACGCATCGTCACCTTGATCTACGCACTGACCGTGGTGACGTCGGCGCCGGTGCACGTGGTGGTGTCGCGCTATGCCGCCGATCGACTGTATGAACAGCGGCCTGAACGAATCGCCGCGCCGCTGTGGCGCGCGTTGGCTCTCACGCTGGTAGGCGCCAGCGTGCTGGGCGCAATCCTGATGGGTATCTTGCGCGTTCCTCTCGCGGTGGGCGTGGCGGGGTCGTTGTTGACCGCGATCGTGGCGGCGGAATGGCTGCTGCTGTCGGTGGGCGGCGGGATGGCCTCGCCGCTGGTGGTGCTGCGCGCGTTCGGGGCGGGCGCGCCACTCAGCATCGGGCTGGCGCTGACCTTCGAACGAACGTTGCAATGGGGACCGGTCGGGTACTTGATCGGCTTTTCGGCGGGACAGCTGCTGACGCTGGCTTTGTTGCTGCGAGCGACGGCGCAGGCGCTGCCGGTCGCCACCGACGAGGGTGCTCGCCTTTGGCCGGCCTTCGCCGAATACCGCCTGCTGGCCCTGGCAGCGTTTGCCTATCACCTGGCGATCTGGGCGGACAAGATCATGGTCTGGATCGTCTCCGGCCCCGCGGTGGCGTCGCTTTATGCCAGCGTGTCGGCCCTGGCCTGGTTCTCGTCGATCCCCGCTTTCGGGTGGATCTATGTCCAGGTGGAAAGCAGCTTTTATCGCCGCTTCCGCACGTTCTATGACGATCTTGAACGGGGCGCGCCGCTGGTTCGCCTGCGCGACGGGGCCGAGCGCGTCGCCGCCGAGAGCACGCGCATCTTGCGCGGCGCCGTGTCCATCCAGGCAACGGTGATGATCATGGTGCTGCTGGCGGCGCCCAGCATCGTGCGCGCGGCGGGTCTGCCGCCCAGCGCCGCCTGGCCGTTCCGGTTGGCGGTGACCGGCGCGGCCATGCAGGTGCTGGCCCTGCTGGAGATCTTGTTCCTTTACTACTTCGATCTGCGGCGCGAGGCGCTGGCGGTGTCTTTGATCCTGCTGGGAGGCGAGGCGGTTTTCGTCGCCGCTGCCCACGGCGTCGGCTGGCCCCCCAGCCTCGGTTATCCCGTCGCCTGCGTCAGTGCCGCCGCTGTTGGTCTGTGGGTGGTGCGGAGCCGCTTGCGAACGCTGCTGGTTGACACGTTCCAGTCGCAACCGTTCGGGCGGGCGGCCTAA
- a CDS encoding lamin tail domain-containing protein has product MFLVIVAALGCGSNRPATGDVGLTVQVAGVSLKAVSYNMSGPKGFSRTGSLAVNQSATLSAVISSLPVGTGFSIAINATVTDGTMQCAGSATFAVSARATTAVTVPLVCKAAPRTGSVLPNGSLNLCPMVDGVGTNRAEAPVGGAIMLTATAHDPDAAPGPLAYQWTATGGGTLGNATTASIILTCTSPGQGTVTVTISDGDCGDTFQVDVQCTSGPDVRINEVESSGGVPGDWVELFSTGSAAFDISGWKLTDSDDSHIYIVPAKTVLAPGAYLVLEEAQFVFGLGAPDSVRLYDAAGNLIDSYSWTVHATTTYGRCPNGTGPFVTTASSTKGGANDCGTGGTGSGGAGVGGMDGGAGGMDGGAGVFPWPGTDVVVTVDDANTFGPDLSGLNYQPATADQPAVLWAIQNDPSRLYRLLWNGTTWASDPANGWGTGKLIHYADGTGGPDSEGVTKAEWTDNAIYVSTERDNNNGAVSRLSVLRYDTAAAGTELTATNDWNLTADLPAVGPNLGLEAITYIPDSALMAGGFFDEATNAPYNPANYPNHGTGLFFVGLEGNGSIYGYALDHATNAFVRVATLPSGQVSIMDLAYDREVGYLWGYCDNTCGNKATVFRLDENATSPTVGRFQIGRVFDHPATLPDSNFEGITFAPQAECVAGQRAFYWSDDDQLDGHALRRGSIPCGAFF; this is encoded by the coding sequence TTGTTTCTCGTCATCGTCGCGGCCCTTGGCTGCGGCAGCAACAGGCCGGCCACCGGCGACGTCGGCCTGACCGTTCAAGTGGCCGGCGTCTCTCTGAAGGCAGTCTCGTACAACATGAGCGGGCCGAAGGGTTTCTCGCGTACCGGTTCGCTGGCAGTCAACCAGAGCGCGACGTTGTCCGCGGTTATCTCGTCGCTGCCGGTTGGCACCGGGTTTTCGATCGCCATCAACGCGACGGTCACCGACGGCACCATGCAGTGCGCGGGCTCGGCGACGTTCGCCGTCAGCGCCCGTGCCACCACCGCGGTCACGGTTCCGCTGGTTTGCAAGGCGGCACCGCGCACCGGATCAGTGTTGCCGAACGGTTCACTCAACCTCTGTCCCATGGTGGATGGTGTGGGAACGAACCGGGCTGAGGCGCCGGTTGGCGGCGCCATCATGCTGACGGCAACTGCGCACGACCCCGACGCCGCGCCTGGCCCGCTAGCGTATCAATGGACTGCGACGGGCGGCGGCACGCTGGGCAATGCCACCACCGCCAGCATCATCCTCACCTGCACCAGCCCTGGCCAGGGTACGGTGACCGTCACGATCAGCGACGGCGATTGCGGCGATACGTTTCAGGTTGACGTTCAGTGCACGAGCGGCCCCGACGTGCGCATCAACGAGGTCGAATCGAGCGGCGGTGTCCCCGGCGACTGGGTCGAGCTGTTCAGCACCGGCAGCGCTGCTTTCGACATCTCGGGCTGGAAGCTCACTGACAGCGACGACAGCCACATCTACATCGTTCCGGCAAAGACGGTCCTTGCGCCGGGTGCTTACTTGGTGCTGGAGGAGGCGCAGTTCGTCTTCGGGCTGGGCGCCCCCGATTCGGTGCGGCTCTACGACGCCGCCGGCAATCTGATCGATTCGTACAGCTGGACAGTGCACGCGACCACGACGTACGGCCGCTGCCCGAACGGCACCGGGCCGTTCGTCACCACCGCGTCCAGCACGAAGGGTGGCGCGAACGACTGCGGCACGGGCGGCACTGGCAGTGGCGGCGCCGGCGTCGGCGGCATGGATGGCGGCGCCGGCGGCATGGACGGCGGCGCGGGCGTCTTCCCCTGGCCGGGCACCGACGTGGTGGTCACTGTCGACGATGCCAACACCTTCGGCCCTGACCTGTCCGGGCTGAATTATCAACCCGCGACCGCCGACCAGCCCGCCGTTTTGTGGGCGATCCAGAACGACCCGTCGAGGCTGTATCGCCTGCTCTGGAACGGCACCACGTGGGCCTCCGATCCCGCGAACGGCTGGGGGACGGGCAAGCTGATCCATTATGCCGATGGGACCGGCGGCCCCGATTCAGAAGGGGTGACCAAAGCGGAGTGGACGGACAATGCCATCTACGTCTCCACCGAGCGCGACAACAACAATGGCGCCGTCAGCCGCCTCAGCGTGTTGCGCTACGACACCGCGGCTGCCGGTACAGAGCTGACCGCTACCAACGACTGGAACCTGACCGCCGACCTGCCGGCGGTGGGGCCCAACCTGGGTCTGGAAGCGATAACGTACATCCCGGACAGCGCGCTCATGGCGGGAGGCTTCTTCGATGAGGCGACGAACGCGCCGTACAATCCGGCGAATTATCCGAACCACGGCACGGGGCTTTTCTTCGTGGGCCTGGAGGGCAACGGTTCGATCTACGGCTACGCGCTCGACCACGCCACGAACGCGTTCGTTCGCGTCGCCACGCTGCCCAGCGGCCAGGTATCGATCATGGACCTGGCGTACGATCGCGAGGTTGGTTACCTGTGGGGCTACTGCGACAATACCTGTGGCAACAAGGCGACCGTGTTCCGCCTGGACGAAAACGCGACGTCGCCGACCGTCGGCCGCTTCCAGATCGGGCGCGTCTTCGATCATCCGGCCACACTGCCTGATTCGAACTTCGAGGGGATCACGTTTGCGCCGCAGGCCGAGTGCGTGGCCGGCCAGCGCGCGTTCTACTGGAGCGACGACGATCAGCTGGACGGGCACGCCCTGCGGCGCGGGAGTATCCCCTGCGGCGCTTTCTTCTGA
- a CDS encoding metallophosphoesterase yields the protein MYQRLGDLVTRAAIRKCFRAPRAAVAFGCLLLGACGGSTPNSGARDWRRSPAVFQADNVSEIDALGDVHGDPAVTVRVLAAAGLVAAEAPHNWIGGRRVLIVTGDVIDKGAAATPIIDMLVTIASQAEAAGGKVVVTLGNHEAEFVADPQNSKSTEFRNELTSLGLDPAAVARGETKYGAWLASRPVAAIVDKWFFSHGGNTRGMGLDELATAYQATFTAEGKPQFDDPFLVGDNSLLEAQTWWFGSGAATSASNLDFDLAALPASHFVFGHDPGAVPFPDDPAGDRAAGEMVARYGGRLFMIDVGMSYAVGYSGGSLLRITHGVPDTATQVLADGTMQALWP from the coding sequence ATGTACCAGCGTCTCGGTGACCTTGTGACGCGGGCGGCGATTCGCAAATGCTTCCGGGCACCGCGAGCGGCGGTCGCGTTTGGTTGTCTCTTGCTGGGGGCGTGTGGCGGCTCAACGCCAAACTCCGGCGCGCGCGATTGGCGGCGGTCGCCGGCTGTCTTCCAGGCTGATAACGTTTCGGAGATCGACGCCCTCGGTGACGTCCATGGCGATCCCGCCGTGACGGTTCGCGTGCTCGCGGCGGCCGGGCTCGTCGCCGCGGAAGCGCCGCACAACTGGATCGGAGGGAGGCGGGTTCTGATCGTCACGGGCGACGTCATCGACAAGGGCGCCGCGGCGACGCCGATCATCGATATGCTCGTTACCATCGCCTCGCAAGCAGAGGCAGCCGGTGGAAAGGTCGTCGTCACGCTCGGCAACCACGAGGCCGAGTTCGTGGCCGACCCTCAGAACAGCAAGTCCACCGAGTTCCGGAACGAGCTCACGTCGCTGGGGCTCGACCCCGCGGCGGTGGCGCGCGGCGAGACGAAGTATGGCGCGTGGCTGGCCAGCCGCCCTGTCGCCGCGATCGTCGACAAGTGGTTTTTCTCCCACGGCGGCAACACCCGGGGCATGGGCCTCGACGAGCTGGCGACCGCGTACCAGGCAACCTTCACGGCCGAGGGCAAGCCGCAATTCGACGACCCGTTCCTGGTGGGCGACAACAGCTTGCTCGAGGCACAGACCTGGTGGTTCGGCAGCGGCGCGGCGACTTCGGCTTCGAACCTGGACTTCGACCTCGCGGCCTTGCCGGCGAGCCACTTCGTGTTCGGCCATGATCCAGGGGCGGTCCCCTTCCCCGACGATCCCGCCGGCGACCGCGCTGCCGGCGAGATGGTCGCGCGGTACGGGGGGCGCCTGTTCATGATCGACGTCGGAATGTCGTACGCGGTCGGCTACTCCGGCGGGTCGCTCTTGCGCATCACGCACGGCGTCCCGGACACCGCCACGCAGGTACTCGCTGACGGCACGATGCAGGCGTTGTGGCCCTGA
- a CDS encoding PEP/pyruvate-binding domain-containing protein, with protein sequence MQVRARPIALAASLAAVVGCGGGGSSGAQQCRLAASVLASANDASDGGNDDDGGAAGVPDDLQEIGCYGDFEALASVPIDQSIPGGISAKIVYDSSGAKPALYFQNSKRFLIHYDFASKNLSGPEHPTVPPLAQFNTTEYGGSTESGRRFLLGDVTYYEGPKIFAIEIAPYDTMPAGDIAKFFRAIKASAYFGARLTFHPTSDSVTAVAATLPADVPVKTTDDIFAAIDYEPLNLATTVGQIKFHTAAELASDDSVVGYQDIVVLDSAVGQIPPCAGLITQDFQTPLSHLNVLSENRGTPNMGLRSALTNPTLLQYQNQWVQFTVGPSSWSATPVSDAFAQQWWADNKPTPVTLPVADFSVTAMTDVQDLVIEDPKHPELLGPEIATATRAFGSKGSNYGVLANTGVDAGGNVISLGKDATGATLNDPEKAVYRVPVRPAFVIPLYWYHQFFVENGFYDQVDAMLADESFVNDSAKRTQVLTDFMNQIIAAPLSQAFSDTLRAKLEAAGIAGKTVRFRSSTNAEDLDAFPCAGCYDSKTGDPADWTGSLLVAVKEAWASAWKPRTFDERTQHSIDHKTVAMGLLVHENFANPSEYANGVTLTANPFEPSGLEPAFFLNYQQGGQYDVVEPAAGITSDEIVYYWYNLPDQPTTYLAHSNIVLPTQTVLNAAQLNVLGTALDTIHKRFSYAYGPLAATPNKGFYAVDDESKFLCTADPTEKTFVPTNCNYADPSKNHTVLIIKQARPNSGEGYLSNSGNDN encoded by the coding sequence ATGCAAGTGAGGGCGCGGCCGATCGCGCTCGCGGCGTCTCTGGCGGCAGTCGTCGGCTGCGGCGGCGGCGGCTCGTCCGGTGCGCAGCAGTGCCGACTGGCGGCGTCCGTGCTCGCCTCGGCGAACGACGCCAGCGATGGCGGCAACGACGACGACGGCGGCGCGGCCGGCGTGCCCGACGACCTGCAAGAGATCGGCTGCTATGGCGACTTCGAGGCGCTGGCCTCGGTGCCCATCGATCAATCGATCCCCGGCGGCATCTCGGCCAAGATCGTCTACGACTCGTCCGGCGCCAAGCCGGCGTTGTACTTTCAGAACAGCAAACGCTTCCTCATCCACTACGACTTCGCCTCGAAGAACCTCTCCGGCCCCGAGCACCCGACCGTCCCGCCGCTGGCCCAGTTCAACACCACGGAGTACGGCGGCTCGACGGAGAGCGGCCGGCGCTTTCTGCTCGGCGACGTCACGTACTACGAGGGTCCGAAGATCTTCGCGATCGAGATCGCCCCGTACGACACCATGCCGGCGGGCGACATCGCCAAGTTCTTCCGGGCGATCAAGGCCAGCGCCTACTTCGGCGCCCGGCTGACCTTTCACCCGACGTCGGACTCGGTAACGGCCGTCGCTGCGACCCTTCCCGCCGACGTGCCCGTCAAGACCACCGACGACATCTTCGCCGCCATCGACTACGAGCCGCTGAACCTGGCGACGACTGTCGGGCAGATCAAGTTCCACACGGCGGCCGAGCTGGCCAGTGACGACAGCGTCGTCGGCTACCAGGACATCGTGGTGCTCGACTCCGCGGTCGGCCAGATCCCTCCCTGCGCCGGCCTCATCACCCAGGACTTCCAGACGCCGCTGTCGCACCTCAACGTGCTGTCGGAGAACCGCGGCACGCCGAACATGGGCCTGCGCAGCGCGCTCACGAATCCGACGTTGCTCCAGTATCAGAATCAATGGGTGCAGTTCACCGTGGGCCCAAGCTCGTGGTCGGCGACGCCGGTCAGCGATGCGTTCGCGCAGCAATGGTGGGCCGACAACAAGCCGACGCCCGTGACGTTGCCGGTGGCTGATTTCAGCGTCACCGCCATGACCGACGTGCAGGATCTGGTCATCGAGGATCCGAAGCACCCCGAGCTGCTTGGCCCGGAGATCGCGACCGCAACCCGCGCGTTCGGTTCCAAGGGCAGCAACTATGGCGTCCTCGCCAATACGGGCGTCGACGCCGGCGGCAACGTCATCAGCCTGGGCAAGGACGCGACAGGCGCGACGCTGAACGATCCTGAGAAGGCCGTCTACCGCGTGCCCGTGCGTCCGGCGTTCGTGATTCCGCTTTACTGGTATCACCAGTTCTTCGTCGAGAACGGCTTTTACGATCAGGTGGACGCCATGCTCGCCGACGAGAGCTTCGTCAACGACTCGGCGAAGCGCACGCAGGTGCTCACCGACTTCATGAACCAGATCATCGCGGCGCCGCTCAGCCAGGCGTTCTCGGACACGCTGCGCGCGAAGCTCGAGGCCGCCGGGATCGCGGGCAAGACCGTCCGCTTTCGCAGCAGCACGAACGCCGAGGACCTGGACGCCTTCCCGTGCGCCGGCTGTTACGACTCGAAGACCGGCGATCCCGCCGACTGGACGGGCAGCCTGCTGGTCGCCGTGAAGGAGGCCTGGGCGAGCGCGTGGAAGCCGCGCACCTTCGACGAGCGCACGCAGCACAGCATCGACCACAAGACCGTCGCCATGGGCTTGCTGGTGCATGAAAACTTCGCCAACCCCAGCGAGTACGCCAACGGCGTCACGCTGACCGCCAACCCCTTCGAACCGTCGGGCCTCGAGCCCGCCTTCTTCCTCAACTACCAGCAGGGTGGTCAGTACGACGTCGTCGAGCCGGCGGCCGGGATCACGAGCGATGAGATCGTCTATTACTGGTACAACTTGCCCGACCAGCCAACAACGTACCTCGCGCACTCGAACATCGTGCTGCCGACGCAGACGGTGCTCAACGCCGCACAGCTGAACGTTCTCGGCACGGCGCTGGACACCATTCACAAGCGCTTCTCTTACGCCTATGGCCCGCTCGCCGCGACGCCGAACAAAGGCTTTTACGCCGTCGACGACGAGAGCAAGTTCCTGTGCACGGCCGACCCGACCGAGAAGACCTTCGTGCCGACGAACTGCAACTACGCCGATCCCAGCAAGAACCACACGGTGCTGATCATCAAACAGGCGCGTCCGAACAGCGGCGAGGGTTACCTGAGCAATTCGGGCAACGACAATTGA
- a CDS encoding tyrosine-protein phosphatase, translating to MPAVAPNGGGTTGDDARADCSSDGLGGGAGCPRSRPVLACDVMNARDLGGVPLGGGDSVACGVLFRGPPLGSLSASGCADAAALGLRTLIDLRTDAERAALPDEACVGAAVVAAPLPIPFDVDTTDYLADFDTDPSIALVFHTLASADAYPVYFHCTFGRDRTGIVAATVLLALGASRDDVLAEYALSALTVGAYPQSLEGLLDAIAARGGVAAALLAKGVSPADLAALREHVIAH from the coding sequence TTGCCGGCGGTCGCGCCGAATGGGGGAGGGACCACTGGCGATGACGCCCGTGCCGATTGCTCGTCCGACGGCCTCGGCGGCGGCGCCGGCTGCCCGCGCAGCCGTCCCGTCCTCGCCTGCGACGTCATGAACGCACGCGATCTCGGAGGCGTGCCGCTGGGCGGGGGGGACAGTGTCGCCTGCGGGGTCCTTTTTCGTGGGCCGCCGCTTGGGAGCCTCTCGGCATCGGGCTGCGCCGACGCTGCGGCGCTGGGCCTGCGGACGTTGATCGACCTCCGCACGGACGCCGAGCGCGCCGCGCTTCCCGATGAAGCCTGCGTCGGTGCAGCCGTGGTCGCCGCGCCGCTGCCCATCCCCTTCGACGTCGACACGACGGACTACCTCGCCGACTTCGACACGGACCCCTCGATTGCGCTGGTGTTCCACACGCTCGCCAGCGCCGATGCGTACCCGGTCTACTTCCACTGCACGTTTGGTCGCGATCGAACGGGCATCGTGGCCGCCACCGTGTTGCTGGCCCTCGGCGCCTCGCGCGACGATGTCCTGGCCGAGTACGCGCTCTCTGCGCTGACCGTGGGCGCGTATCCGCAAAGCCTCGAGGGCCTCCTCGACGCGATCGCCGCACGCGGCGGTGTCGCGGCCGCCCTGCTGGCGAAAGGCGTCTCGCCGGCCGATCTCGCGGCCTTGCGCGAGCACGTGATCGCGCATTGA